The genome window TACcgctcctttcacacccaattaacacaaatgaagttcttcctctgctaccagTATATGTATCAGACCTCGTAATTACTGCAACAAAACCTTTTTCATGGGCAACCGTTCGAGCCCACTGCAAAACATCTTCTCGGGTTGCAAACACCTAGGACACAACCACgacataataatttttacacAAATCATACATTAGACCAAACAACTAAAATTGATCGACAttattacctgagaagtattaaaagcgtctgaacaatcaacatgtcctTCATTCACACCACAATCTTGTTCATCTTGAAAATCCATATCAACTTCGGACATCGTACAGTAATAtgcccattgatcttcgtccatcttaattcAAACTATAACTATCACCTAATTCAACATTCAACTAAATAATTTGAACAATACAACAAcccaaaaaaatgtacaaactATGAATATCGAACTAATTCAACATTTGACAACCTCACACAAGTATTTAATCTACATATACACCAATATTTTAACAACAACcaaattcaacttttaattacataatttcaaaattataacctACAAAGtttatttaaccaaaaaatacttcaacctAAGCAAAAAAACGAACACTTCAaccaagaaatatatttttgtgtttcACATAAATTACAAATAGAACTAACCAAAATAAcattcaaaataatcttaaaactaaaaattataaaacaaattaatccaCGAAAGAAGATGTCTTCCGCTGTGGACATTACAACTGCGTAAGATAGCTCTTTCTGTGGAATCTCACGGAAGACATCTTCCGTGAGCTTCCACAGAAGAAGAGGTCTTCTGTAGTTGTAATGTCAACAGCAGAAGAAATCTTCTTCCGTGGAATCTCGCCGAAGACATTACAACTACGGAAGACAGCTTCTTCCGTGGAAGCTCACGGAAAATGTCTTCCGTGAGATTCCACGGAAGAAGATTTCTTCCGCCGTTGACATTACAACTGCGGAAGACAGCTTCTTCCGTGGAATCTCGCGGAAGACATCTTCTGTGAGCTTCCATGGAAGAAGTTTTTTTCTTCCGCAGTAGTAATGTCCACAGCGGAAGAAAATTTCTTGCGTCGAATCTCACGGTAAATGTTCTTCATATGCTTCAAATCAAACACTTACACCATTCCACTACCCAAAATAAACAACCATACACTAGAAAGCTATGTACCTTAGTTGACAAATATCACACCAAAGCATAGCACAAGCACAACCAGCACGGAGAAATATCGCACAACACAAGTGCCACGgagaaacaaagaaagcaaCGATGAAAAAAACCcatctttttataaaagaaaaacattcagGGGTATTTTggggtttttgaaaaattgttgggtgcaccagcaatgttgctgggtgcCCCTAGCAATTCCCTCATAATAACTTAGGTTGATGGACCAATATGCCATGACCAAGGATGTGATATCGTCAAGCTTTGTGATGACCTATAATTGGGTAGTTACTTCCTGCACCTCTGTTAAGTTTCCGGAACACCTAATCTAGAAGATAAAATTACATTCTAAAAAGGTGTCTCTCGAATGTCAAAATTTACATTCCGAAAAGACCTTtctatgtaattttacatttcaaaatagGAGTAGGAAACAATTGGAAGGTGCAagaaataattttcatataattgTTAGGATAAATTTCAGAAATAATTTTAAGGCTTAAAATGTTTCTTTTAgaaagatttaaaatattttttagtatctCAAATTTAGAATAAGTTTATCTTTAGTCTccaaaatttaatattgatCTTTTTAGGCATAAttgaaataagtttatttttatctctttatccaaacaaacaacCTCAAAACTTTCAAAATCACACAACTCCTAAAGAAGGATCTTCCTAAATACACCTCCATGTTTGATAAGTGCACCCCTCCATCCTCTTTACACACAACTCCGCCTTGTCTTGCATGTTGTGCTTCTCTCACAATGTCATGCTTGTCTTCGTCTTTGATTCTTTGTGATTCACAGGTCGTCCTTAATGCTTTTTTCCTCTGCATGGAAATATGGTTCTGCAGTTGTGTTCAGCGCATTCCTTGGTTTCTCTCATCTGAGGTATTAgatcaaacataatttttgtcaattaaaaattaaaacaatatgaTTTTAAGCATTTATCACCATTTGACTCGAAGAATGGAGAAGCTACAGTGGATCGCCAAACAGTCGCAAGTTGCATTGCTTTCCTTCACCGGCATTGCTTTTACTTAGAAATTAAGTGCCACCGTCATTAAGATTCTTAAATAGTTTCTTAGCAATTAAACACAATATCATTTTATTGAGGCAATGACCTCAGGCCTCCAACTTTTCTTTAGGGTctcaataattttatacatttttttaataaaatattagtaattattaaatgataaattatgttatagtatgatatattatatatttttatatttattaataagacCACAAATACTATTGTTTCAAAAAAGACCACAAATATTAGTACTTAAATATAGATATaagtattattataaataatttaagtacaattttattatttatttgataaaattaagaaaattattttacatctaTTTTGGACCCTACCTCTTTCtttcctaaaaattaaattagtatagaatttaaatttatagttgatatatatgaaaaaaaaatggtgcaAATCTTGATGTCAAAATCATACTCATTTAACTAAAATTCTATTTGTATCAACCATTTTGTAGTTAAAAGTAAATCTTTAATTGGAAGTAAATTTGAAtacattttcaaatattaaatcattatcaacttttattttgaattctaaaaattgaaaaatagtatattactcttgatttatatttaaaaataaagatattgcaAAGGTGcatactaaaaatattatactctAATTAAAGTATTACATTATatcaaaagattatttttttaaaacattgtttgtaaaatattattaatagcacttttaattataattattgtcgaaaaaaattaaaaataaaattatttaaatcttaTATAACATTACTTATGCCAACAAATAGGTTGATTGAATTTTCCgttcatatattaaaaatattcaaatattaaattttgatgaacatagtaaaaaaatattgataataaattaaaacttaaatgtaAATTTTACCTTAGGTCTAATCACTGCTAAACACGATCCTAATCCATGTACCGCACTCTTGAATGAGTGAATTCAATCAAAATCTGTGAATGTAATATTGAGAAAACTTCAATTCTCTTCCTCCATAAAGTGTGTGATTGTGGCAATTTCATTTCTTTCCTCTCATTTTAGTTTCCACTGTGCAAGTGGAAAGTGGGTTTTATTTTATCCTACTGatatcaatttcaattttaattttgattgataCCAAAGCTAATTGCTTGAGTTTGTAGAGAAAATGCTTTTTATCCTTTCAATAAAAGGAAGAGGTGTAAAATAGGGTTTAAAGGAATAGCACCATGGGAGGTGTAAAAACAAGGCTCAGAGGGTATAGTTGGTAAGGAAAATGATAAAGataagggggtgtacttagaaAACAAGGATTTGTATTTAGCAAGAGCCCCTAAATAAAGAGCATTACATGTCAGGGAATTGCTTAGGGCACCCAACAATTTTCCAAAATGCCAAAAATACCCTTATGGtaatttcaattataaataGTAGCAGGATTTTTTCATTTCTACAACACCatttctttttttgcaagatttcCGTCACTCAGTGTAACTTGCTTCCGTTACCAGTGGTTTGGAAGTGTATTTGGTCTCCGGTGGTGTACGTGCATTTGCGAGGAGTATACGGTGAATTTTGGTCGGTTTTCATCGTCGGAGAAGGAGAGGTAAGCAATAACATGGTATGCACATACGGATCAACAATTCGTACGACCATATGGATTGCCAATCCGTATGGATCATACAGGTCAGCAATCCGTATGACCTATACGGATTGCTCATACAGATTGACAATCTGCATGACCTATACAGATTGTTGATTCGTATGTGCATAcagatttatttgtttttttatttattagattacaattgttaatttaattattattaattttgtttttttattgtattagttttagtaatttcagaaaatttgatatggtgatattaatttttatagtgatataaaaaatgtattaagtaATTAGAATGGTGAAAAAAAACtactaatgattaataattaactaaCATTAGATTGCTTAAAAATGAATatactaattattaataattaaacaaatttttatgactgattatgtatttacatgtttaactcaattatgtttttttattgaatgttgcatttattagatttatatgacattttaatgaaaatgtgcagtaaaataatttttttgtaaacaactatatttatgtcaataaaaaatgaggtgattgtataattttttgccattgaattgaatttattaaatgttttattaagatggacgaagagcagtggatgtatgatagtatgatgtctgaagaagttgatatgaatgttGAAAATGAGGAAGATGCTGGCATTAAAGTAGAACACGTTGATTGCTATGATGCCTTTAATACTTCTCAAGTATTTGtgtaatttgttgttgttgttggtacaataattatattacataCATGTTTACTGATGTCAGACCTTATTTGAATTGTGTTATAGTTGTTTGCTAGCCATGATGAAGTTTTACAATGGGCTCGATTGTTGGCTCATGACATTAGATTGGTTGTTGTTATAATGAGGTTAGACACCGATATTGGTGTTCGAGGAAGAGCCTCATTTCTGTTGATAgcttgtgaaaggagtggtgagTATAGGCCTAAGAAACATAATTTGGTAAGAATATGCACTAGCAGCAGAAAATGTGGATGTTCGTTTAAGTTGCGTGCGAAGCCAGTTTCGGGAGGAGGaggatggatggtgaagttaattTGTGGGGCTCACAATCACGAAATGGCAAAGTCATTAGTTAGGCATCCATATGCGGGTCGACTAACAAAGGATGAGAAGATTGTTGttgctgatatgacgaagtcGATGGTAAAGCCAAGAAATATTTTGTTACGTTGAAGGACCACAATGACAACAATTaaacaacaatcaaacaaatttacaatgtCATATATGTTTATCGTTCTTCCATTAGAGGCATTAACACCGAAATGCAACAACTGATGATGCTACTTGATCGAGATAAATATATTCACTGGCATAGGCTGAAGGATGATAATGATGTACATGACTCGTtctggagtcatcctgatgcaGTAAATTTAACCAATTCTTgtaatttggtttttttaatcggtagtacctacaaaacaaatgtTGGACATGTGGCCTTAATAACATAAGCGGGGGgtgaattaaatttcaaaatttcccactaacaaacttttaacccccttctaaatgatagactCATAATGAataagaagaaacaacaatcaatttaataatgttctttaaatatgcaagacaaaattgattgcaataacataaatgagataagggaagagagaaatgcaaactcgatttatactggttcggccacttcccctgcctatgtccagtcctcaagcaacccacttgagattttcactaactttgtaaaacaacctttttacaacttctgaacacccaagaaaaccctttcccttgtgtttaggaaactcacaattcaagagacaaccagtctcttgattacaattgactttctgagaagaacaaaaagattactctcctttagagtggataataaaatttgaagttcctggatgaactctcaatagatttacAAGTGtttgaactctcaatagatttgcaagtgtttgaagggtcatgacttttgaatttgaatttcaagagcttcgttactggtaatcgattacaaacatctggtaattgattacaggttcaaaatttaaattcaaaaccctttttaacaactatttttcaaaattgtcttctggtaatcgattacactgcctcgtaatcaattactagagccttggatgtcttggaaacactttgttttgaggcaaggcttgatcttgaattaatcttgaagcaaggctttgtttgttgaagcaatctagTATTAATCTTTAAGCAAtgtttatcctttgaagcaaccttgtttgatctTCTtaggcatcatcaaaatcatgtattcatacattcacattctccccctttttgatgatgacaatcattatcaagtgaattcttttTCGACATCATCAAACTTGCATCATTCACATTATCCCCCTTTATGATGATGACACTCATTAttaagcaaattctttttgacatcatcaaaacctgtatgatttacattctccctctttttatgatgacaaccatgtgtaggttaggagcaacatcaacaaaaaaatatatgtatctgtatagtttactcccccttgattttgcaatgattgcttatgtgagacagttgaagatttcatagacttcatatataaaaagttttctcataaagaatagataatttcccttactattttatcttttatcaatCTCTCCCCCTTTCTCAACATCAAAACCAAATCATGAGCAGAGAGGAGAAAACCATTCaacaatttataatgaattaaaagagtagAGAATGCCATACCATACAAGTATCATTTCATGGtctaaaagaaaatgttaccgCTTGTTGCAATATATGAGAGTCAAGTGATTCCAAAAAGcattaaaacaaactattttgcacccacaaaaatacatatccagtataaaacaatcaaaatatataataataaaaaaaaacaatcataaaaaGTTATGAATAAACTCTGATGCATCTCCTGTCATGTGTTTAGAGCAATTGCTATCAATGTttcaacttttcttttcttcgctTTCATAATCTTTCACCATAAGACCCATatctatgattttattttttgaatcacttgaagaatttatgtcattatcttcccaagtgatgtatgctttcttttctttcttttctttgaaatttctcttgtcagatttttccactcttctctaggtttttctatagttgcatttcccactaccattgtaggaatgaagGGACCAATTTCAAAGGTTTCCCATATATTAAAACTATGGCTtttataaagatctgcatttgGGTTTTCTAACAGTGATAACCATCGTCATTGAAAACAAGAGGCCTATTAATAAaatttccctcaggaaatgaaaagttagatgaggccatatctattcttgctctgataccaaatgtgaatgtatgaatacatgattttgatgatgccaaagaagaatcaaacaaggttgcttcaaaggataagcattgcttcaagattaatacaaggttgcttcaacaaacaaagccttgctttaagattaactcaagatcaagccttgcctcaaaacaaagtgtttccaagacatccaaggctctggtaatcaattgccagacaatgtaatcgattaccagaagacaattttgaaaaatagttgttaaaaagggttttgaatttgaattttgaacctataatcgattaccaaatgtttgtaattgattaccagcaacagaactcttgaaattcaaattcaaaagtcatgacccttcaaaatataattgtgtaatcgattaccagaaacttgaaatcgattaccagtgaaaaatttcaaaaaaagctttttgaaaagacacatttcttcaaaccattttgaaaaggtacGAAGGggctatatatatgtatgtctgACTttgaaaaggaagagagagatattccaagagaacttcattgtaaaATGCTctttcaacaactcttgggcaaacacttgcaaatctattgagagttcatccaggaacttcaaattgtattatccactctaaaggagagtaATCTTTATGTTCTTCTtagaaagtcaattgtaatcaagagactggttgtctcttgaattatgagtttcttgaacacaagggaaagggtttccttgtgtgttcagaagttgtaaaaaggttttttttacaaagttggtgaaaatctcaagtgggttgcttgaggactagacgtaggcacgggaagtggtcaaaccagtataaatcgagtttgcatttctctcttcccttaaacttcttttatttattgctatttatattttgctttaaagaagtttctttttaattatcttttgagtaattcatattaagggtgcattgttaattcaAAAAGggagttaaattttaattgggaataatttttgtatcttaattcaaccccccttcttaagataattgaggtcacttgtccaacaaaaaataggtacaaactaTCGTTGTTTGATATTGTTGGTGTTACACCAATAGGAATGACATTCTCCGCTACTTTTGCTTACTTGGAAGGAGAATGtcttaataatgttgtttgggctcTGCAGCGGTTTTGAGGTCTTTTCATGAGGGTTGATGCACTCCTCTTGGTTATATTCACCGACAGGGATTTGTCTTTGATGAATGTAGTGAAAACTGTATTCTCGGATGCTACGAACTTGCTGTGTCGGTTCCAcattgataagaatgtgaaggcaaagtGCAAAACCCTAGTTTCTCAAAAGAATGCATGGGATTATGTGATAGAGGCTTGGGGGAGTTTGGTTGACTGTCCATGTGAGAGTTCTTTTGATGAGTACCTAAAAACTTTGCATTGGCTTCCTCTCTGTGGCCTATGTTTGTGGACTATGTGTGTCAAACATGGGTGATTCCACACAAAGAAAGAATTGTGAAAGCTTGGACCAACAAAGTGATGCATCTAGGAAACACAACCACTAACAGGTATgaatattgttttttgtttgtattcATTAGTTTATGTGTTGACTTAAATGAAAATGTTGCGGTTGTTGACATGTTGTTGTATATTTCATATGTAGGTTTGAGAGTGCTCATTGGTCACTAAAGAGACTCCTACAAAACTCCGTTGGTGATATATGCAGTGTTTGGGAAGCAATGAATAATATGATGACACTTCAACACACCCAGATTAAAGCATCTTTTAAGACAAACACGCACGTGGTTGAGCATGTGTTTAAAGTAACCTTGTACAAAAAACAACTTGGCATGGTATCAAGGTACGCTTTAAATGAAATTGCTGCTGAGTATGAGTGTGTAGCTTATGCAGGCAAAAACCTTTCACGTTGTGGATGTGTGATGAGGAGTACCCACGGTCTTCCATGTGCATGTgagttttttaaatatgttgttagctCCATACCACTGGAGACAATCCATATTTTTTGGCGGAGACTTAGTTTTTCAGATCAAGGGTTATGTAAGACACAGGTGACCATAACTGAGGAGATGGAAATCATATCGAAACACTTTGAGCAGCTCGATTTTTGTGGTAAAGTACATTTGAAGTCAAAGCTACAAGAAATTGCTTATCCTGATATGAACtccatgtgtcctcctccagaaAAGGTGAAGACCAAGGGTTCTCCAAAAAAACCACTAACCAAACAACAAAAGTCAACAAAACGCGATCCGTCTTATTGGGACTATGTTGATGCGTTACACTCTATGCAAAATAGTAATTTGTCAATGAAATGTAGTGCATCATCATCTGAGGATCCAATACAGAGATGAAATATTccaatgttggatcaatttcatttgTGCATGCTGGATTCTATTGAAAACATTATTGATGTCAAAGTGGATGGTAATTGTGGTTATCGGGCAATAGTTGTGTTATTGGGTATGGGTGAAGAATCATGGTCATTGGTACGCAACCATCTGCATAAAGAACTGACAAGCTGGTCCGAAGAGTGTGGAAGCAATgttttccaagtttattttaatgatgccaaagactcaagtcaagaatcaagagtcaagcaagtttcaagaatcaaagagtcgttcaatcaaagaaagtttcaagaatcaaagagtcgttcaatcaagattcaagattaaagtgaagattcaagagaagactcaattaagataagtattaaaagagtttttcaaaaatatcgaatagcacaattttgtttaagagaatttttcaaagaaaaatcttttaccaagagttttactctctggtaatcgattaccagaaggcagtaatcgattaccagtagccaacattcttttcaaactaatttacaaaggtgtaatcgattaccatcaacatgtaattgattaccaatgttttaaaacgttagatttcaaatttcaagagtcacaacttatgataaaaccttttcaaatcatttcaaacttgtgtaatcgattacacaatacttgtaatcgattaccagtgtttctaaatgttgtttttcaaatttaaacatgaagagtcacatctgttgatgtgtaatcgattacactacaatggtaatcgattaccaatgacttattttgaaaaataaattaccaaaagtcacaattctt of Glycine soja cultivar W05 chromosome 1, ASM419377v2, whole genome shotgun sequence contains these proteins:
- the LOC114374254 gene encoding uncharacterized protein LOC114374254, producing the protein MSEEVDMNVENEEDAGIKVEHVDCYDAFNTSQLFASHDEVLQWARLLAHDIRLVVVIMRLDTDIGVRGRASFLLIACERSGEYRPKKHNLVRICTSSRKCGCSFKLRAKPVSGGGGWMVKLICGAHNHEMAKSLVRHPYAGRLTKDEKIVVADMTKSMVKPRNILLR